The Nitrospira sp. DNA window GATGGTGGCGGCCAGGTGCAACAGGATGACCGCGAGACAGGCGCCGACTCGCAGGACATCGTACCGGGCCGAGCGTCGATCCGGCTGGGTGCTTCTGGTGGAGGCTTCTCCCGATGAGAGTGGTGTCGCTGATGTCTGTGGCATCGGTGCGGTCCTGTTCGGGAAAGGTCGCGGGGTGAAGGGGGTGCCGAATTCAGAGACGGGCTTAGTCTTCTGCGCGCGTGAATCGAGCCAGTACGTTGCGGGTGATCTGCTGGACGGCCGGATTCAACACGGATTTGCGCAGGTGCGGAGCTTGGAAATCATCGAGCCCCCAGCTCCATTGCATCGATCCGCTTGAGAAGACCAGCGCGTTGCTGGCGGCGCGATAGAGGGTCACGGCGCCGGCGAGTTGGCCTGCCGGCATACGTGCGACGATGTGCGTGCCGGTCGGGCTGGCGGCGCTCAGTCCATCGACTTCATACCCGGCGACGCCCGGCAGCGACGAGCCTTTGGCGAGGCTGGTTTTTGCGAGCATCCAGGCGTCGGCCTCCTCGATTACGTACGAGCTATCGACGGGATTTTCTACTTCCAGATACATGGTGCCGAGCAAGCCTGCCTCGGGGCGGCTCACGGGTGCGTTGCGCCAGCGCGTGGTGGCGAGGTGATCGTTCTCCGGACTCTGGTCGGTCATGAAGGGGTCGCGACGCGGCGTATTCTCTTTGTAGGCCACCATGGTCCGGAGCGGCTCCCCAGTGATATGGCCGGGCTCCATGCGGATCTGCCAATAACAGGTATTCGACGAAAAAATGCCGAGATGAACGCCCCGGTCGCGCGCCTGTTCGATATGGCGCCGCATCTCCCAGGTCCAATATTCATCGTGCCCGATTGAGAGGAAGGCTTGGTGCGAGACGAGCAGCGCAGGGTTCGCATGCACATCGAGGTTGGTGGCATAGGTGACGTCGTAGCCTTCTCGCTCCAACCAGCGGACCATATTGTACTCCCAGCCGGCGGGGGACGCCGGGTAGCCGGGTGGGATTGAGTTGGAAATCAGGAAATCGCCCGCCCCGGTTCCGGAGGCTGCGGCGGGAATCGCGCTGCCGGCATAGGGCCGGTTGAAGGACACTTTCGCGGCCTGCCCTCCGGGACTATTGAACGAATACAGCGAGCGTCCGCCCCAATTGTTGTAGGCCTGATAGGTTGTGACGCTGGCTTGGACGAGATAGGTCGAGGGGCGCTGATCGTCCCGGACGATAAACAGAATGTAGCTCTCTTCTCCCGAGGGTTCCGCTGTCAGCTTCGCCAGGTAATACCCTGACGGCCAGGTGCTCTCGCCTTGGGAGCCGGCCGGGATGGTTTGCGCGACCGGGTATTCCCACTGGCATTCGATCAAGCCGGTTTCACTGTCTACGACAGGGGCTGGTTGTCGGTGCCCCGGCACCTCTATCGGTCCGGACATCTGCCGGGCGCCGAGCCCTCCGTACCATCCCATGCGGTAGATCGTGAGGCGGTACGTGGGTGCGAGCGAATGAACATAGAGACGAATCGTCTCGCCCTGGTTGACGCTGGTTGCGGAGGCATAGCCTTCGATCTCATGATTCCTGGCCGGCTTGGCCAGGACCCAGTCGCTGGTGCCGGATTTGCGATTCTCGATTTGAACGGGATTGAGCGGGGCGGTGGATTGTCCGGTGGCGAGGGCCGGAGAGATAGCTTCGAGCGCAACCAGCAGGCTCCAGAGGATCTGACGGGAGGCGACCCGCGCACGTATCGGAAGGACGAATTCTTTGCTCCACTCGATCACCGGGGTCAGCTGAGCGAGCGTGTTGGTCAAGAGCCGTGCGCCTGCACCTCGTACGCGGTTTGTCATATCGCTGAAGGTTTCTACGAGGCTCAGGCGAAGATCTTGCTGCATTTCGGCGAAGCCGATGAATTGGCGGATGCCGTAGATCAACAGGCCGGCATTGGCGAGGGGAAAGGCGCCTGCCATCCATCGGAACTGCGAGACGTAGTAGAGCCCCAAGGCCAGGCTGGAGAGTGCCATGCCCAACTGCAGGGCCAGATCCAGTCCCGCCGTTCTGGTTCGTCCGGAGATTTTTGGCGTCCGACGGAACGGGATCTTGGTCCCGGCGATGGCCTGTTGCATGGAGGTGACGGCACCGGTGAGATGAATGGGAATCAAGAGCAGATTGAGTGCGTAGACGCGAAAAAGATCCCGGAACGGCCGATAGCCCATATTCGCCAGGTCCCTGGTATAGAGGGCGAAGTAAGGAAGCGCGGCGATGAGCATCCAGGGCGTCATCAACTCTGAAGAAAACGGGATGGCCAGCAGCAGCAAGACGCTCAAAGGGGCGAACGCCAGCGAGGTCAAATAATGAATTTGCAGCAGAGCTCGCGGAACCGTTCTCGCCTGCTTCGGTGTGTGGCGCAGGAAGGACAACAATTTGGGCAGAATGATCAATCCCCCGTTGGCCCACCGCGCCCGCTGGATGACCAGCGATCCGAAATCCGGGGGGGTGGCGCTGTAGGCCAGCCGCTCGGGGTGATTGTGCAGCGACCATCCTTTGGCGAGGAGGTCGACGGTCGATTCGGTGTCTTCAATGACCGTCCGGTCCTGGATATAGCGGCGAACGGTGTGCCCGTCTTCGTTCGATTCGACGCAGATTTCTTCGAGCGCCGACTTTCTCAGCAAGGCATTGGCGCCGACCCAAAAGGTCGCGCCGAAGTAGGTGAAGCCCTGATGGACGAGATACTGAATGTCGGTCGTGGCTCCGGCGGTCCGCTCCAGCACGCCCGGTGCGTTGGGGAAGGCGCTGTAGGGCGTTTGGGCGACCGCTACCCGCGCATAGTCCGGCTGTTCCATGAGTCGGACGAGCGTGCTGGCATAGTGGGATTTCAAGAGGCTGTCGGCATCGAGGGTGATGACGTAGGGCGTATCGGGGATCAGGCGGCTGCCGGCTCGTGAGGCGGTTTCCTCCAGGGCAAGCCCGGTCTGGCGGACCACCGGGCGGACGCGGCGGCCCATGAGGCCCAGGTAGCTGTTCAAATTCATCGCCTTGTTGGGCTCGTGGGATAGATTGCAGTATTGCTTCCGCTCGAAGACATCAAACTCAACCTGAAAACGGGCCGCCAGTTCCGTATAGGCATCCTCGATTTCGCCGAGGAGTTGCTCGTCGGAGACCAGCGCCGGCTCCCTGCGTCGGGCGAACCACTGCGCGCTCTGTTCCCGGTAGGACTCGGCGGATTGGGTGAGCACCTGTTCTACGAACCAGACATCGGTGTGGGTCTCGGTCGAGGAGTGTTTGGCCTGGGTTTCAAACCACTGCGTGGCCAGTCTGAGACAATCTGAGAGCCAGACACATTCGTCGCTGACGGTGACGGTGTGATGTGCCCGTCTAGCCTGGAATGCCGCTCGGGCTTGGGTCATATGGGTGGCCGGTTCATTGAGCAAGGCCTGCAATTCAAAGGGAAGGTTGCGCGCTGCCCATAAGCCAGCCCGGTCGGAGTGGGTTTTGGGGGCAGGCGGGTCATCGAGGAGCAGCACGACCCGCTTGTTCGGGTAGTTCTGGAGTGCGGCGGACAACAGCGTTTGCCGGATGACGGGGAGTTCTTCTTTGTATGAAGGCACCAGCACGGTGAGGGCCGGGGCCGATAGGGGATCGAAGGGTTTGGCTGGCTGTAAGGTTGCCAGGCGGAACGCGGCATCCCGTTTCAGATGTCCAAGCCGCGCCAACTGGTAGCACAGGTTGCCGTAGACTAAGAATCCGGCGAGCGACCCAAAGAGCAGGGCTTCCAGCAGATCCCCGACGTGACCTTGAGCCAGGGCGGTCTTTGCGATCGTCCCGGTCGACCAGATCAGTATAGCAGTGGCGGTTGTGGTGATCGCGAGAGATACCTGGGTGAAGCGGAGTTCGTGAATGAAGGAAGAGGGTGTCATGGATACGTCCAAGAAATAAAAAATAGTCCTAAGTGGGCGCGTGGTCATGTGCAATCCGGGTGCCGTGGTACGTCTGCTGTCGGTATGTGGAAAAAGCTTGATAATCGGTGCATTGCAGGATCCTTGAACCGCCGATTCTGTATAAGTGTAGGGGCGGGCCGCTACACTGCCTCATGACCTGTGGCGATTATGTTGAGAGGGATTCCGATTCTGACTACGAGGGTTCTTTCCCTGGGGCGGGGCGGTGCGCTTGTCAGGTCTCAGGAAGGGGTGCTGTGCGGCTTGATGCGGGAGTTAGGGGCGTGGAATCTTGGCAAAGTGATCTCGTACGAGGGTTTCGACCGAGGCAAAGTGCCGGTCTGGCAGGTTCTTGAAGCGGCGTCTGCAGTCGGCCAGGGCTTCCTCGGCGGTCTTGAAGGGGGCGATCACCGACAGGAGGTGGCTATGGTAGTCCAGAAGCTTCAGTTCAACGGTTCTCAGGTGGCTTGGATCGCCGGCGATGGACAGGGCGGCTTTCGCCTGGTCGCCGCGGGAGTCGACGAGCGCCTGGAAGCAGAGGCCTTTCAATCGCTGCGTCACGGTGCTGCGGTCCCAGCCGAGGGCCTTCGCCGTGCCCTGCATGTCGAATCCGTGCTGCCGGAGGCAGCTCAGCACGGCGGCATCCCCGGCTGGTTCAGGAAGCACGGTCGCCCCGCTCGATCCCTTGGGAGCCTGAGTCTCGACGGACCCTTCCAGGGAGAAGGCCGCCCTCGTCAGTACCGGTTCATCACTTAAGGCGATGGCTCGTTCGAGGGCATGGCGGAATTCCCGGACATTGCCCGGCCAGTCATGCTCGGTCAGCAGGCGTAGGGCGTCGTTGGAGAGTTTGGGGACCGGTCGGCTCATCTGCGTGGCGATCTCGGCGAGGCAGACATCGGCGAGAAGCGGGATATCGGCGGCCCGTTCGCGGAGCGGCGGCAGCCTGAATACCAATCCCTTCAATCTGAAGTACAGGTCTTCTCTGAACCAGCCTTCGGAGACTCCGCGCTGCAGATCGCGATTGGTCGCGGCGACAATGCGCACATCCACGGTGGTCGGGGTGGTCGCTCCCACACGGTAGAAGGACTTCTCCTGTAATACCCGGAGCAGCTTGCTCTGGTGATCCAGTCGCAGATCGCCGATTTCATCAAGAAAGATCGTGCCATGGTGGGCCAACTCGAAGTAGCCGCGCCGGTCCGCGGCGGCGCCGGTGAAGCTGCCCTTGGTGTGGCCGAAGAGTTCGCTTTCAAATAGTTCGGGCGAGATGGCCGCCATATTCACGGCGATGAAGGTCCGGCTCGGTCTTGGGCTGAGCCGATGGACTGCGCGGGCGAAGAGTTCCTTGCCGGTGCCAGGTTCTCCGAGCAGGAGAACGGTGAGCGGCGATCCGGCCCCCTTCTTTACGTCTCTGAACAGGCGCAGAAGCGATGCGTCTCTGGTAACGATCCCGAGTTGGCGGCATTCAATGGACAACTGGTTAAGCGCCGCGTCGCCGACCGTACCGGATTCTGAACCGGCGGCGCGCAGATCGTGGAGCTGCCGCTCCAATCGTTCGAGTTGTTCGCGGGCGGTCTGTTCCTGCATCTGGACGTCGGCCAGTTCGGTTCGCAGGGACTCGGTGGCGCGGGCGAGATCCTGCCGCTGACCGGCCGATTGCGCGGCGGCTGCTTTGGCTGCGTCCAAGTCTTCCTGCAAGGCTTCGGCGCGATTCTCCCGCAGCACGAGGGCTTCCCGCACGGCGGCGGCATCCTGTTGGATGCGGAGCATGTCTCGCTCCAACAGAACCAGACGTTGGCCTGCCGTGAGGTGTGTCCAGGCGGTGGTGCCGAGCAGGACTATGAGCGCGGCAGTGAGCGGGAGGGCTGCCGGCAACACGAGATGCAGTCCGCCAAGTACGACGGCGGTCATGGCGGCATAGAGGGCGATGGCTCCGGCGGCGAATACCAGACTGATGGAGCCGTGAAATCGCAGGAGACACCAGGCGATGAGCGAGGCGAACACCATGGTGACGCCGGCGCGTCCGAGCGGCCCGAGCTGGCAGAGGCGGGTTTCAGTGAGCAGACTGTTGAGGAACTGGAGATGCGCGGTCATGCCGTCGACGGATTGTCCCGTCGGTAGCAGCCAGAGGTTCTGTGAGGGGACCTGAGACAGAATGACGACCACCTTGCCCTTCAACCATCCGTCGAGCGCGGTACTGTCGTGATGATGGATCGCTTCCCATACGGTGGAGAGCGGAACGGTCGGCAAATCCGCCAGGGTTCCATTGCCGACCACGTTCACGAGGCGGGTTTCTGCGGTTTCGTGAGGAAGCGGCTGGCGTTTCGCGAGGGAGAACAGCGCCAGTCCGAATGAGGGGAGAGGCGGAGAACCGTGTTCTATGAAGAGAGGCAGGGCGCGAGCCACGTGATCGCTATGGGGGGACAGGGTCAGATGCCCTTGAATGATGGCATCCGAG harbors:
- a CDS encoding sigma 54-interacting transcriptional regulator, which produces MLDWHKLWRHFITSLPLQALTIGVLATLLARLLWLIAPATVSALDWTVYDTWLRHRAPVAVSPALTIVARDPVSEAQFGPGPWDRAVLAQLITTAHETGAAAIGIDHRLNHASPAHLGGAASDALLLEATTSAGHVVTVFDDEAPPTSDAIIQGHLTLSPHSDHVARALPLFIEHGSPPLPSFGLALFSLAKRQPLPHETAETRLVNVVGNGTLADLPTVPLSTVWEAIHHHDSTALDGWLKGKVVVILSQVPSQNLWLLPTGQSVDGMTAHLQFLNSLLTETRLCQLGPLGRAGVTMVFASLIAWCLLRFHGSISLVFAAGAIALYAAMTAVVLGGLHLVLPAALPLTAALIVLLGTTAWTHLTAGQRLVLLERDMLRIQQDAAAVREALVLRENRAEALQEDLDAAKAAAAQSAGQRQDLARATESLRTELADVQMQEQTAREQLERLERQLHDLRAAGSESGTVGDAALNQLSIECRQLGIVTRDASLLRLFRDVKKGAGSPLTVLLLGEPGTGKELFARAVHRLSPRPSRTFIAVNMAAISPELFESELFGHTKGSFTGAAADRRGYFELAHHGTIFLDEIGDLRLDHQSKLLRVLQEKSFYRVGATTPTTVDVRIVAATNRDLQRGVSEGWFREDLYFRLKGLVFRLPPLRERAADIPLLADVCLAEIATQMSRPVPKLSNDALRLLTEHDWPGNVREFRHALERAIALSDEPVLTRAAFSLEGSVETQAPKGSSGATVLPEPAGDAAVLSCLRQHGFDMQGTAKALGWDRSTVTQRLKGLCFQALVDSRGDQAKAALSIAGDPSHLRTVELKLLDYHSHLLSVIAPFKTAEEALADCRRRFKNLPDRHFASVETLVRDHFAKIPRP
- a CDS encoding glycosyltransferase family 2 protein, whose protein sequence is MTPSSFIHELRFTQVSLAITTTATAILIWSTGTIAKTALAQGHVGDLLEALLFGSLAGFLVYGNLCYQLARLGHLKRDAAFRLATLQPAKPFDPLSAPALTVLVPSYKEELPVIRQTLLSAALQNYPNKRVVLLLDDPPAPKTHSDRAGLWAARNLPFELQALLNEPATHMTQARAAFQARRAHHTVTVSDECVWLSDCLRLATQWFETQAKHSSTETHTDVWFVEQVLTQSAESYREQSAQWFARRREPALVSDEQLLGEIEDAYTELAARFQVEFDVFERKQYCNLSHEPNKAMNLNSYLGLMGRRVRPVVRQTGLALEETASRAGSRLIPDTPYVITLDADSLLKSHYASTLVRLMEQPDYARVAVAQTPYSAFPNAPGVLERTAGATTDIQYLVHQGFTYFGATFWVGANALLRKSALEEICVESNEDGHTVRRYIQDRTVIEDTESTVDLLAKGWSLHNHPERLAYSATPPDFGSLVIQRARWANGGLIILPKLLSFLRHTPKQARTVPRALLQIHYLTSLAFAPLSVLLLLAIPFSSELMTPWMLIAALPYFALYTRDLANMGYRPFRDLFRVYALNLLLIPIHLTGAVTSMQQAIAGTKIPFRRTPKISGRTRTAGLDLALQLGMALSSLALGLYYVSQFRWMAGAFPLANAGLLIYGIRQFIGFAEMQQDLRLSLVETFSDMTNRVRGAGARLLTNTLAQLTPVIEWSKEFVLPIRARVASRQILWSLLVALEAISPALATGQSTAPLNPVQIENRKSGTSDWVLAKPARNHEIEGYASATSVNQGETIRLYVHSLAPTYRLTIYRMGWYGGLGARQMSGPIEVPGHRQPAPVVDSETGLIECQWEYPVAQTIPAGSQGESTWPSGYYLAKLTAEPSGEESYILFIVRDDQRPSTYLVQASVTTYQAYNNWGGRSLYSFNSPGGQAAKVSFNRPYAGSAIPAAASGTGAGDFLISNSIPPGYPASPAGWEYNMVRWLEREGYDVTYATNLDVHANPALLVSHQAFLSIGHDEYWTWEMRRHIEQARDRGVHLGIFSSNTCYWQIRMEPGHITGEPLRTMVAYKENTPRRDPFMTDQSPENDHLATTRWRNAPVSRPEAGLLGTMYLEVENPVDSSYVIEEADAWMLAKTSLAKGSSLPGVAGYEVDGLSAASPTGTHIVARMPAGQLAGAVTLYRAASNALVFSSGSMQWSWGLDDFQAPHLRKSVLNPAVQQITRNVLARFTRAED